Proteins encoded within one genomic window of Carassius gibelio isolate Cgi1373 ecotype wild population from Czech Republic chromosome A4, carGib1.2-hapl.c, whole genome shotgun sequence:
- the LOC127968351 gene encoding uncharacterized protein LOC127968351 produces the protein MSFTATAGHHGPWVHPQRRTRAGSRATTSPPPAFEISIRNRFAPLRETGRDTVIIGDSIVRHVSATLAKGKVHTHCLPGARVLDVSAQIPVILKADESPRAVVLHAGVNDTTLRHTEMLKRDFSSLIETVRSTMPAAMIIVSGPLRTYRRGHEKFSRLFALNEWLMSWCKEQKLLFVNNWNLFWERPRVFRADELHPSKIGAELLSDNISRTLRSL, from the coding sequence atgtccttcactgcgacggcgggacaccacggaccctgggtgcatccacagcggaggacgcgagccgggtcccgggcgacgacctctccccctcctgccttcgagatctccatccggaaccgcttcgctcccctccgcgagacaggacgcgacactgtgatcatcggagactccatcgtccgacacgtaagtgctacgttagccaaaggtaaagtgcacactcattgtttgcctggtgctcgtgttctcgatgtttctgcgcagatacccgtgatcctgaaggccgatgagagccccagagcggtcgtgcttcacgccggggttaacgacaccacgctgcggcataCGGAaatgctgaagagggacttcagcagcctgatcgagacggttcgcagcacgatgcCTGCGGCgatgatcatcgtgtcaggaccactgcgcacatatcgacgaggacacgaaaagttcagtagactttttgctttaaatgaatggttgatgtcatggtgtaaagaacagaaactgctatttgttaataactggaatcttttctgggagcgtcctagggtGTTTCGCGCTGATGAATTACACCCCAGCaaaatcggagcggagctgctttctgacaacatctccaggacacttcgctccttgTAA